A stretch of the Vigna radiata var. radiata cultivar VC1973A chromosome 7, Vradiata_ver6, whole genome shotgun sequence genome encodes the following:
- the LOC106768788 gene encoding CDPK-related kinase 5 isoform X1 — protein MGVCTSKPQKANPYALREAEAEADPSQIPKAPLSPAAAENHRRKDDVAAGKQSPFFPFYSPSPARFLKKSPAPAGGSRSAASTPRRFFRRPFPPPSPAKHIRAVLARRQGKKAAAAAISEEGEDGGGAAADLDKRFGFSKEFTSRLEVGEEVGRGHFGYTCSARFKKGELKGQQVAVKVIPKSKMTTAIAIEDVRREVKILRALNGHSNLIQFYDAFEDQDNVYIVMELCEGGELLDMILSRGGKYSEDDAKAVMVQILNVVAFCHLQGVVHRDLKPENFLYTKKDESSELKAIDFGLSDFVRPDERLNDIVGSAYYVAPEVLHRSYSTEADVWSIGVIAYILLCGSRPFWARTESGIFRAVLKADPSFDETPWPSLSSEAKDFVKRLLNKDPRKRISAAQALSHPWIRNYNNVKVPLDILIFKLMKTYMRSSSLRKAALRALSKTLTADELYYLREQFSLLEPSKNGSISLENVNKALMKYATDAMKESRIPDFLSSLNSLQYRRMDFEEFCAAALSVHQLEALDRWEQHARCAYELFDKDGNRAIVIEELASCTLHSTNPRIVEGTIIRKLLLLSDTNCLERVKNVNHDAHSHKRGLNRSPVYQFLFSFQYFAMVICVTCRFYIHMYVCSYSLLENRCWLYYGVTRSRNEDIY, from the exons ATGGGAGTTTGCACATCGAAGCCGCAGAAGGCGAACCCTTACGCGCTTCGCGAAGCGGAAGCCGAAGCCGACCCTTCGCAAATCCCGAAAGCCCCACTTAGTCCCGCCGCAGCCGAGAACCACCGCCGGAAAGATGACGTTGCCGCCGGGAAACAGTCTCCGTTCTTCCCGTTCTACAGCCCGAGCCCCGCGCGCTTCCTGAAGAAGTCTCCAGCGCCGGCGGGAGGGAGCAGGAGCGCGGCCTCCACACCGAGGAGGTTCTTCCGGAGGCCGTTCCCTCCGCCGTCGCCGGCTAAGCACATAAGGGCTGTGCTGGCGCGGCGACAGGGAAAGAAGGCGGCGGCAGCTGCGATATCGGAGGAGGGGGAGGATGGCGGTGGAGCTGCGGCGGATTTGGATAAGAGGTTTGGATTCTCCAAGGAGTTCACGAGTAGGTTGGAAGTTGGTGAAGAAGTGGGTCGAGGGCATTTTGGGTATACTTGTTCTGCTAGGTTCAAGAAGGGTGAGCTTAAGGGTCAACAAGTGGCTGTTAAGGTCATACCAAAATCAAag ATGACAACAGCAATTGCTATTGAAGATGTGAGAAGGGAGGTGAAAATATTGCGAGCTTTGAATGGACACAGCAATTTGATACAGTTCTATGATGCGTTTGAAGACCAAGATAATGTGTACATTGTAATGGA GTTATGTGAAGGGGGGGAGCTCTTAGATATGATATTATCAAG ggGAGGGAAATACTCAGAAGATGATGCAAAGGCTGTAATGGTGCAGATTCTAAATGTTGTTGCATTTTGTCATCTTCAGGGTGTTGTGCACCGAGACCTTAAGCCAGAG aatttTTTGTACACTAAAAAGGATGAAAGTTCTGAGTTGAAAGCTATAGACTTTGGGTTATCAGATTTTGTCAGACCAG ATGAAAGGCTTAATGATATTGTTGGAAGTGCATATTATGTGGCCCCTGAAGTTCTCCATAGATCTTACAGCACAGAGGCTGATGTGTGGAGTATAGGCGTGATAGCATATATTCTTTTATGTGGTAGTCGTCCATTTTGGGCTCGAACGGAGTCTGGTATTTTCAGGGCAGTCCTGAAAGCTGATCCTAGCTTTGACGAAACACCGTGGCCATCTTTATCTTCAGAAGCAAAGGATTTTGTCAAACGCTTACTGAATAAGGACCCACGGAAGCGGATATCTGCTGCTCAGGCTCTaa GTCATCCTTGGATACGAAATTACAACAATGTAAAAGTTCcacttgatattttaatatttaagctCATGAAGACATATATGAGATCATCATCCTTACGCAAGGCTGCCTTAAGG GCCTTGTCAAAGACACTGACTGCAGATGAACTCTATTATCTGAGGGAGCAATTTTCGCTGCTAGAACCAAGCAAAAATGGCAGCATATCTTTAGAGAATGTTAACAAG GCCTTGATGAAATATGCAACAGATGCCATGAAAGAGTCTCGCATCCCTGACTTTCTTTCCTCG CTGAATTCATTACAATATAGAAGGATGGATTTTGAAGAATTCTGTGCAGCTGCGTTAAGTGTGCATCAACTTGAAGCTCTTGATCGTTGGGAACAACATGCTCGTTGTGCCTATGAGCTTTTTGATAAAGATGGAAACAGGGCTATTGTCATTGAAGAGCTTGCTTCA tgtacTTTACATTCTACGAATCCTCGTATCGTTGAAGGAACTATAATTAGGAAGCTGCTGCTGCTGAGCGATACCAATTGTTTGGAAAGAGTGAAAAATGTTAACCATGATGCACATTCCCATAAGCGTGGTCTTAATCGTAGCCCAGTCTATCAATTTTTATTCAGTTTTCAATATTTTGCTATGGTAATTTGTGTTACTTGTCGTTTTTACATTCACATGTATGTATGTAGTTACTCGCTTCTAGAAAACAGGTGTTGGTTGTATTATGGCGTAACACGTTCGCGTAATGAGGACATATACTAA
- the LOC106768788 gene encoding CDPK-related kinase 5 isoform X2 has translation MGVCTSKPQKANPYALREAEAEADPSQIPKAPLSPAAAENHRRKDDVAAGKQSPFFPFYSPSPARFLKKSPAPAGGSRSAASTPRRFFRRPFPPPSPAKHIRAVLARRQGKKAAAAAISEEGEDGGGAAADLDKRFGFSKEFTSRLEVGEEVGRGHFGYTCSARFKKGELKGQQVAVKVIPKSKMTTAIAIEDVRREVKILRALNGHSNLIQFYDAFEDQDNVYIVMELCEGGELLDMILSRGGKYSEDDAKAVMVQILNVVAFCHLQGVVHRDLKPENFLYTKKDESSELKAIDFGLSDFVRPDERLNDIVGSAYYVAPEVLHRSYSTEADVWSIGVIAYILLCGSRPFWARTESGIFRAVLKADPSFDETPWPSLSSEAKDFVKRLLNKDPRKRISAAQALSHPWIRNYNNVKVPLDILIFKLMKTYMRSSSLRKAALRALSKTLTADELYYLREQFSLLEPSKNGSISLENVNKALMKYATDAMKESRIPDFLSSLNSLQYRRMDFEEFCAAALSVHQLEALDRWEQHARCAYELFDKDGNRAIVIEELASELGLGPSIPVHVVLHDWIRHTDGKLSFLGFVKLLHGVSSRSLAKVQ, from the exons ATGGGAGTTTGCACATCGAAGCCGCAGAAGGCGAACCCTTACGCGCTTCGCGAAGCGGAAGCCGAAGCCGACCCTTCGCAAATCCCGAAAGCCCCACTTAGTCCCGCCGCAGCCGAGAACCACCGCCGGAAAGATGACGTTGCCGCCGGGAAACAGTCTCCGTTCTTCCCGTTCTACAGCCCGAGCCCCGCGCGCTTCCTGAAGAAGTCTCCAGCGCCGGCGGGAGGGAGCAGGAGCGCGGCCTCCACACCGAGGAGGTTCTTCCGGAGGCCGTTCCCTCCGCCGTCGCCGGCTAAGCACATAAGGGCTGTGCTGGCGCGGCGACAGGGAAAGAAGGCGGCGGCAGCTGCGATATCGGAGGAGGGGGAGGATGGCGGTGGAGCTGCGGCGGATTTGGATAAGAGGTTTGGATTCTCCAAGGAGTTCACGAGTAGGTTGGAAGTTGGTGAAGAAGTGGGTCGAGGGCATTTTGGGTATACTTGTTCTGCTAGGTTCAAGAAGGGTGAGCTTAAGGGTCAACAAGTGGCTGTTAAGGTCATACCAAAATCAAag ATGACAACAGCAATTGCTATTGAAGATGTGAGAAGGGAGGTGAAAATATTGCGAGCTTTGAATGGACACAGCAATTTGATACAGTTCTATGATGCGTTTGAAGACCAAGATAATGTGTACATTGTAATGGA GTTATGTGAAGGGGGGGAGCTCTTAGATATGATATTATCAAG ggGAGGGAAATACTCAGAAGATGATGCAAAGGCTGTAATGGTGCAGATTCTAAATGTTGTTGCATTTTGTCATCTTCAGGGTGTTGTGCACCGAGACCTTAAGCCAGAG aatttTTTGTACACTAAAAAGGATGAAAGTTCTGAGTTGAAAGCTATAGACTTTGGGTTATCAGATTTTGTCAGACCAG ATGAAAGGCTTAATGATATTGTTGGAAGTGCATATTATGTGGCCCCTGAAGTTCTCCATAGATCTTACAGCACAGAGGCTGATGTGTGGAGTATAGGCGTGATAGCATATATTCTTTTATGTGGTAGTCGTCCATTTTGGGCTCGAACGGAGTCTGGTATTTTCAGGGCAGTCCTGAAAGCTGATCCTAGCTTTGACGAAACACCGTGGCCATCTTTATCTTCAGAAGCAAAGGATTTTGTCAAACGCTTACTGAATAAGGACCCACGGAAGCGGATATCTGCTGCTCAGGCTCTaa GTCATCCTTGGATACGAAATTACAACAATGTAAAAGTTCcacttgatattttaatatttaagctCATGAAGACATATATGAGATCATCATCCTTACGCAAGGCTGCCTTAAGG GCCTTGTCAAAGACACTGACTGCAGATGAACTCTATTATCTGAGGGAGCAATTTTCGCTGCTAGAACCAAGCAAAAATGGCAGCATATCTTTAGAGAATGTTAACAAG GCCTTGATGAAATATGCAACAGATGCCATGAAAGAGTCTCGCATCCCTGACTTTCTTTCCTCG CTGAATTCATTACAATATAGAAGGATGGATTTTGAAGAATTCTGTGCAGCTGCGTTAAGTGTGCATCAACTTGAAGCTCTTGATCGTTGGGAACAACATGCTCGTTGTGCCTATGAGCTTTTTGATAAAGATGGAAACAGGGCTATTGTCATTGAAGAGCTTGCTTCA GAACTTGGACTTGGTCCCTCTATCCCTGTTCATGTTGTTCTTCACGATTGGATACGCCACACTGATGGAAAATTAAGCTTTCTTGGGTTTGTCAAATTATTACACGGTGTATCTAGCCGAAGCCTTGCGAAggttcaataa